A window of Tautonia plasticadhaerens contains these coding sequences:
- the rpmI gene encoding 50S ribosomal protein L35, whose amino-acid sequence MPSVKMKTHKGTKKRFKVTATGKVVHKRCGSSHLNSHMSGKRIRKLRKPVVLRNKAVAAKLRRAMQRREAGHGRFASALAAAALAHEAAEQGDQAEPAAE is encoded by the coding sequence ATGCCCTCGGTGAAGATGAAGACCCACAAGGGGACCAAGAAGCGCTTCAAGGTCACCGCCACCGGCAAGGTGGTCCACAAGCGCTGCGGCTCCTCCCACCTGAACAGCCACATGAGCGGCAAGCGGATCCGCAAGCTCCGCAAGCCGGTGGTGCTCCGGAACAAGGCGGTCGCCGCCAAGCTCCGCCGGGCGATGCAGCGTCGGGAGGCCGGGCACGGCCGATTCGCCTCCGCCCTGGCCGCCGCCGCCCTCGCCCACGAGGCCGCAGAGCAGGGCGATCAGGCCGAGCCTGCCGCCGAGTGA